A genomic segment from Spinacia oleracea cultivar Varoflay chromosome 3, BTI_SOV_V1, whole genome shotgun sequence encodes:
- the LOC130470675 gene encoding pathogenesis-related protein PR-1 type-like yields the protein MIFSNISLAIVLVSGIIMANICLASSLSNRTLQYLTPTNAARAEVSLPPLVWNKTLAAFARSYAKKRAVDCKLQHSESPIYGENIAMSPGSITPVKAVDFWVSEKLNYDYGSNTCKDSCGHYTQIIWKATKSVGCAREKCQNEGTFITCNYYPPGNVVGEKPY from the coding sequence ATGATTTTTTCAAATATTTCCCTAGCCATTGTTTTGGTAAGTGGGATAATCATGGCCAATATATGTTTGGCCTCATCCCTATCTAATAGGACATTACAATACCTCACACCAACCAATGCAGCACGTGCTGAGGTGTCGCTACCCCCTTTAGTTTGGAACAAGACTCTTGCAGCTTTTGCTAGATCATATGCTAAAAAGAGAGCAGTAGATTGCAAATTACAACACTCTGAAAGTCCAATTTATGGCGAAAACATAGCAATGAGTCCGGGAAGCATAACTCCGGTTAAAGCCGTGGATTTTTGGGTTAGTGAGAAGCTCAATTACGATTATGGCTCTAATACTTGCAAAGACTCATGTGGGCATTACACACAAATTATTTGGAAAGCTACCAAAAGTGTTGGATGTGCTAGAGAAAAGTGTCAAAATGAAGGCACTTTTATTACTTGCAATTATTATCCTCCTGGAAATGTTGTTGGAGAGAAACCTTATTAA